From Peromyscus eremicus chromosome 3, PerEre_H2_v1, whole genome shotgun sequence, one genomic window encodes:
- the Smim10l1 gene encoding small integral membrane protein 10-like protein 1 isoform X1, translating to MVPADVPSALALRAVGPAAATPYGVFCKGLSRTLLAFFELAWQLRMNFPYFYIAGSVILNIRLQENEG from the coding sequence ATGGTCCCCGCCGACGTCCCGTCCGCCCTGGCGCTCAGGGCTGTGGGCCCCGCGGCCGCCACCCCGTACGGTGTCTTCTGCAAGGGGCTCTCCCGGACCCTGCTCGCCTTCTTCGAGCTGGCCTGGCAGCTGCGCATGAACTTCCCGTACTTCTACATCGCGGGCTCGGTGATCCTCAACATCCGCCTGCAG
- the Smim10l1 gene encoding small integral membrane protein 10-like protein 1 isoform X2 produces MVPADVPSALALRAVGPAAATPYGVFCKGLSRTLLAFFELAWQLRMNFPYFYIAGSVILNIRLQVHI; encoded by the coding sequence ATGGTCCCCGCCGACGTCCCGTCCGCCCTGGCGCTCAGGGCTGTGGGCCCCGCGGCCGCCACCCCGTACGGTGTCTTCTGCAAGGGGCTCTCCCGGACCCTGCTCGCCTTCTTCGAGCTGGCCTGGCAGCTGCGCATGAACTTCCCGTACTTCTACATCGCGGGCTCGGTGATCCTCAACATCCGCCTGCAGGTACACATTTAG
- the LOC131906171 gene encoding taste receptor type 2 member 140-like, protein MNGFIRYILLTTLNVEFIMGYLGNAFIVLVNIMEWVKRRKISFIDQIFTALAISRIGLLLSLIESLFVSEWYSDKILTRRRVRQINISWAVTNHFSIWLATCLSIFYFLKISNFSNSIFLHLKCRVKKVVSVTLLASLLLLFLNILVINTRIDVLIDGIQANMFYSAFSSNYTQVSRLVLLTNTMFTLIPFTVSLTMFFPLIFSLWRHLKNMQRNAEGSRDVSTTAHIKALQMVVTFLLLYTVFFLSLLMQVFNMEFQQKNSVALLFWTTEVAFHSGHSYVLILGNAKLRQAFLSMVWWLRCRLNGAEPSAS, encoded by the coding sequence ATGAATGGTTTCATACGGTACATATTATTAACAACTTTAAATGTGGAATTTATAATGGGATATTTAGGCAATGCATTCATAGTACTAGTGAACATTATGGAGTGGGTAAAGAGGAGAAAGATATCTTTCATAGATCAGATCTTCACTGCTCTGGCAATTTCCAGAATTGGTTTGCTCCTTTCACTAATTGAAAGTTTATTTGTGTCTGAATGGTATTCAGATAAAATATTAACTAGAAGACGTGTGAGACAAATTAATATTTCCTGGGCGGTAACCAATCATTTCAGCATCTGGCTTGCTACGTGTCTCAGcatcttttattttctcaagaTATCCAATTTTTCAAACTCTATTTTTCTTCACCTAAAGTGCAGAGTAAAAAAAGTGGTTTCAGTGACACTATTGGCATCTCTGCTCCTCTTGTTTTTAAACATTCTAGTCATAAACACACGTATTGATGTCTTAATTGATGGAATTCAAGCAAATATGTTCTACAGTGCTTTCTCAAGTAACTATACTCAAGTTTCTAGGCTTGTTTTACTCACCAACACTATGTTCACACTCATCCCCTTCACTGTGAGCCTGACCATGTTTTTCCCGCTCATCTTCTCCCTGTGGAGACATCTGAAGAACATGCAGCGCAACGCCGAAGGCTCCAGAGATGTCAGCACCACAGCCCACATAAAAGCCCTGCAAATGGTGGTCACCTTCCTGTTACTGTATACCGTTTTTTTCCTGTCACTTCTCATGCAGGTTTTTAACATGGAATTTCAACAGAAAAATTCAGTTGCTCTGCTCTTCTGGACTACTGAAGTTGCTTTCCATTCAGGCCACTCATATGTCTTGATTCTGGGAAATGCCAAGCTTAGACAGGCATTTCTTTCCATGGTGTGGTGGCTGAGGTGCAGGCTCAATGGTGCAGAGCCCTCAGCTTCCTAA